One region of Natronobacterium texcoconense genomic DNA includes:
- a CDS encoding ribonuclease J — protein MEIEIATIGGYEEVGRQMTAVRAGDDVVIFDMGLNLSQVLIHDNVETERMHSLDLIDMGAIPDDRIMSDLEGDVQAIVPTHGHLDHIGAISKLAHRYDAPIVATPFTIELVKQQIEGEQKFGVENDLIKMDAGETMSIGDSGKVDLEFVNVTHSIIDAINPVLHTPEGAVVYGLDKRMDHTPVIGDPIDMDRFREIGREGEGVLCYIEDCTNASKKGRTPSEKVAREHLRDVLYSMEDYDGGIVATTFSSHIARVKSLVEFADDIGRQPVLLGRSMEKYSGTAERLDFVDFPTDLGMFGHRKSVDRTFKRIMNEGKEKYLPVVTGHQGEPRAMLTRMARGETPYELQDGDKVVFSARVIPEPTNEGQRYQAEKLLGMQGARVYDDIHVSGHLNQEGHYEMLDALQPQHVIPAHQDLSGFSSYVNLCESEGYQMGRDLHVTRNGNLIQLVE, from the coding sequence ATGGAAATCGAAATCGCAACCATAGGCGGCTACGAAGAAGTCGGACGGCAGATGACTGCCGTCCGCGCCGGCGACGACGTCGTCATCTTCGACATGGGTCTGAACCTCTCGCAGGTGCTGATCCACGACAACGTCGAAACCGAGCGAATGCACAGTCTCGATCTGATCGACATGGGCGCAATCCCCGACGATCGGATCATGAGCGACCTCGAGGGCGACGTGCAGGCGATCGTGCCGACGCACGGCCACCTCGACCACATCGGGGCCATCTCGAAACTGGCCCACCGGTACGACGCGCCGATCGTCGCGACGCCGTTTACGATCGAACTCGTCAAACAGCAGATCGAGGGCGAACAGAAGTTCGGCGTCGAGAACGACCTGATCAAGATGGACGCCGGCGAGACGATGTCGATCGGCGACTCCGGCAAGGTCGACCTCGAGTTCGTCAACGTCACCCACTCGATCATCGACGCGATCAACCCGGTCCTGCACACGCCCGAAGGCGCCGTCGTCTACGGGCTGGACAAGCGCATGGACCACACGCCCGTCATCGGCGACCCGATCGACATGGATCGATTCCGCGAGATCGGGCGCGAAGGCGAGGGCGTCCTCTGTTACATCGAAGACTGTACCAACGCGAGCAAGAAGGGCCGAACGCCCAGCGAGAAGGTCGCCCGCGAACACCTGCGTGACGTCCTCTACAGCATGGAGGACTACGACGGCGGGATTGTCGCGACGACGTTCTCGAGTCACATCGCCCGCGTCAAGAGTCTCGTCGAGTTCGCGGACGACATCGGCCGTCAGCCAGTCCTGCTCGGCCGCTCGATGGAGAAGTACTCCGGTACCGCGGAACGACTCGACTTCGTCGACTTCCCGACCGACCTCGGGATGTTCGGCCACCGCAAGTCCGTCGACCGCACGTTCAAGCGGATCATGAACGAGGGCAAGGAGAAATACCTCCCCGTCGTGACGGGACATCAGGGCGAGCCGCGCGCGATGCTCACCCGGATGGCCCGCGGCGAGACGCCGTACGAACTACAGGACGGTGACAAAGTCGTCTTCTCGGCTCGCGTCATTCCGGAGCCGACCAACGAGGGCCAGCGCTATCAGGCCGAGAAACTGCTGGGAATGCAGGGCGCTCGCGTCTACGACGACATCCACGTCTCGGGCCACCTCAACCAGGAGGGCCACTACGAGATGCTCGACGCACTCCAGCCACAGCACGTCATCCCGGCCCACCAGGACCTGAGCGGCTTCTCGAGCTACGTCAACCTCTGTGAGAGCGAGGGCTATCAGATGGGACGTGACCTCCACGTCACGCGCAACGGTAACCTCATTCAACTCGTCGAGTGA
- a CDS encoding amino acid permease codes for MTKDLERDLGLFAVIAISMGAMIGSGIFILPGVAMAEAGPAVILAFVIAAILVVPAALSIAELGTAIPEAGGDYVFIERGLGPAFGTIAGLGTWLMLMLKGSLALYGGMFYIDFVYSLPTWSLAIPGLGTTVPIPGVRALGITFAILFIAINLIGVKQTGGIQSIMVVVMLVILGVFIATTIVQVDGANYDGFFDEGIDGILGATALVLVSYAGVTKVAAVAEEIENPGRNLPLGLLISLIVTAILYALLVFVLVGVVQSDSLTGENENVPMGVATEIVYGDMAVGGVPIGTFAIGAIVLAALLALVSTANAGILTASRYPLALSRDDLFLKKFEYIHPRFATPFVAILTTGAIIIFIVATQAVDEIAKMAGAFQILVYILVCGALIAFRERDLEWYDPEFLTPGYPWVQLFGIVSGVFIISQMDTQEILGSIAIVILGFVWFKLYAEDKVEREGIAKGLARREAGKQFVRDTEQQLEDDDTYEILIPIRQDVSREQEDALIQMAAPIVSRRGGRIRVVRFDEVPDQVPLDIPAAELSEADLEFEERTDELVRYLEVPVEVGEIVSHDTRHAVVNFAERSGADLILARRKATSRLGTLFGRDTDWIMEHAPCDVAFVQHEQRVDIDEIAIVTDRSPFNDPLKVELADAMADVLGARVRFLFAVSADAPEELTETIEDYHIELDELCTVPVESTIVRTDDAVADLSRELESADVVILSTVTHRRLPDLLIEQRSDRLAAAIEQPTMLVHSKKTRRGSFLRPILERLLFR; via the coding sequence ATGACGAAGGATCTCGAGCGAGACCTGGGGTTGTTCGCCGTAATCGCGATCAGTATGGGGGCGATGATCGGGAGCGGCATCTTCATTTTGCCGGGTGTCGCGATGGCCGAGGCAGGACCGGCCGTGATTCTGGCGTTCGTGATCGCCGCAATCCTCGTGGTACCGGCGGCACTCAGCATCGCCGAACTCGGGACGGCGATCCCCGAGGCAGGTGGTGACTACGTCTTCATCGAGCGTGGTCTCGGTCCCGCGTTCGGGACGATCGCCGGTCTCGGTACCTGGTTGATGCTGATGCTGAAAGGATCGCTCGCACTCTACGGTGGCATGTTCTACATCGATTTCGTCTACTCGCTTCCCACGTGGAGTCTCGCGATTCCTGGACTCGGCACGACGGTACCGATTCCGGGAGTCCGGGCGCTCGGGATTACGTTCGCGATTCTCTTTATCGCCATCAACCTGATCGGGGTCAAACAGACTGGCGGCATCCAGTCGATCATGGTCGTCGTCATGCTAGTGATCCTCGGAGTGTTCATCGCGACCACGATCGTCCAGGTCGACGGCGCGAACTACGACGGGTTCTTCGACGAAGGGATCGACGGTATACTCGGTGCGACTGCCCTCGTTCTCGTCTCCTATGCGGGGGTGACCAAGGTCGCCGCCGTCGCCGAAGAGATCGAAAACCCCGGCCGAAACTTGCCGCTCGGCCTGCTTATCTCGCTTATCGTCACCGCTATTCTCTACGCGCTGCTCGTCTTCGTGCTCGTCGGGGTCGTCCAGAGCGACTCGCTAACCGGCGAGAACGAAAACGTCCCGATGGGGGTCGCAACGGAGATCGTCTACGGAGACATGGCCGTCGGCGGCGTCCCCATCGGGACCTTCGCCATCGGTGCGATCGTCCTCGCAGCCCTTCTCGCGCTCGTCAGCACCGCCAACGCCGGTATCCTGACCGCCTCGCGCTATCCGCTCGCGCTCAGCCGTGACGACCTCTTCCTGAAGAAGTTCGAATACATCCACCCGCGGTTTGCGACCCCGTTCGTCGCGATCCTGACGACCGGTGCGATCATCATCTTCATCGTCGCCACCCAGGCGGTCGACGAAATCGCGAAGATGGCCGGTGCGTTCCAGATCCTCGTCTACATTCTCGTCTGTGGCGCGCTGATCGCCTTCCGGGAACGCGACCTCGAGTGGTACGATCCCGAGTTCCTGACGCCCGGCTACCCCTGGGTCCAGTTGTTCGGTATCGTTTCGGGCGTCTTCATCATCAGCCAGATGGACACACAGGAAATCCTTGGCTCGATCGCGATCGTGATTCTCGGCTTCGTCTGGTTCAAACTGTACGCCGAAGACAAGGTCGAGCGTGAAGGGATCGCCAAAGGACTGGCCCGACGCGAAGCGGGCAAACAGTTCGTCCGCGACACCGAACAGCAACTCGAGGACGACGACACCTACGAGATCCTTATCCCGATCCGCCAGGACGTCAGCCGCGAGCAGGAAGACGCCCTGATCCAGATGGCCGCACCGATCGTCAGCCGTCGCGGTGGCCGAATCCGCGTCGTCCGCTTCGACGAGGTTCCCGACCAGGTCCCACTGGACATTCCGGCGGCGGAACTCTCCGAGGCCGACCTCGAGTTCGAGGAGCGAACCGACGAACTCGTTCGGTATCTCGAGGTGCCGGTCGAAGTCGGTGAGATCGTCAGTCACGATACCCGGCACGCGGTCGTCAACTTCGCCGAGCGATCCGGTGCAGATCTCATCCTCGCACGGCGGAAAGCCACGAGTCGGCTGGGGACCCTGTTCGGCCGCGATACGGACTGGATCATGGAACACGCCCCGTGTGACGTGGCCTTCGTCCAGCACGAACAGCGGGTCGATATCGACGAGATAGCGATCGTCACCGACCGGAGCCCGTTCAACGACCCGCTCAAGGTCGAACTCGCGGACGCGATGGCCGACGTGCTCGGCGCGCGGGTCCGGTTTCTCTTCGCGGTCTCCGCGGACGCACCCGAGGAACTGACCGAGACGATCGAGGACTACCACATCGAACTCGACGAGCTCTGTACCGTCCCCGTCGAGTCGACGATCGTCCGCACCGACGACGCGGTCGCGGATCTCTCGCGGGAACTCGAGTCGGCTGACGTCGTCATACTGAGTACGGTCACTCACCGGCGGCTTCCGGACCTGCTGATCGAACAGCGTTCGGATCGACTCGCCGCGGCGATCGAACAGCCCACGATGCTGGTCCACTCCAAGAAGACGCGTCGTGGATCGTTCCTCCGTCCGATCCTCGAGCGCCTCCTATTCAGGTAA